The following DNA comes from Quercus robur chromosome 1, dhQueRobu3.1, whole genome shotgun sequence.
AATATTGACTATCCACTGTTGAAGTGCTGGGGCTACTTTTTACTGTAGCATCTAACATATCACCCTCTAATGACTGTGCTTGTGCATCTCCCACAAGTGAATTACTACTCGTTTTATCATCTTTACCAGAATCATCTTTTGCCTGCTCCATGTACACAAAGCAAGATTGGCCATGAGAGCTTCGCAATGCAATCTCACTACAACCTTGGATTTTTGGGCTGACATCTGCCAAACAATTGGATTTCAGAAACTCTTTAGAAGCTCCATTATCCTTGAGGAAACTACCGTTTTTTGCCCATAGTCTCTGGCTCTCACTAGAAATTTTACCATCTTCACAGGCGGAAGGCTTCATCAGCTCAGATTGTTCCCTGACATCATGCGCACTGCTTAACCAGTCATCGTATGCTTTTGAAATATTTGTTGTACTACTACCACTGACATCTCCAGAGTTAGACCCTGGAAAGGCACCATCATTCCTAGTTGCCAAACTATATGGTTTGTCTTCTACACTTTGGTGATCAATCAAGTCCTTGGTCTTAGAAACACCATTATCTTGCACCACACAACTAAGAGAAGAAATTGAAGGGGGATTTTCCAATTCAGTCCCACTTAAATCTCTATTTCTCAGGCAAACATCTGCGACCTTGTTGTTGTCATCAGACTTCTCCAACTGTCCACAGTATGCCCTATGTAGTTCTGACTCCTCTCTATGAGCAATCACTTCAGTTTTTAATGGTTCTGCACTTTCCAGAACTTGTTGGTTAACATCATCAAGAATGCTATCAAGCTGATTCTGATTCTTTATTTCTTCATAGCACTTATTGTCATATGGCACCTTCACTTCCACCTGCCTATTATTCATCTGCAAGACAGATTTCATCTTTTCATCTTGCTTATTATGTGAAGCAGGGTTAACGGTAGATGGAACTGAGCATCCCAAACTCGAGCCTAAGACCGTCATATTTCCAATTGTTGTCACATTGGGAATTTTTCCTGGGTGAAGTGGGGGCCTCAGATCATGAATGTGGTTTGTGGCACCAGGTTTTCTCAAATTAGAAGTATTAGACACCGGTAGATTGTATGGTCTAGAAGTTCTTTGTAATGGGCTATGCAAAGAAGCCTTTGGCTGCAAAGCAATCAAACAAATGACAGGATAATTTGAATGAAACACTCAAAAGTGATTCCCTTATAGGCTTATACACATCTAATTAACCAATTATGGGAAATACAAGTGGCACACCTGACCAAAAAATCCCAGCGATGGTGATGGCAACCGCAAACCTGATGGTTTTGCTTTTTGGAGTTGTGCATGTTGTATCTGTCCACCAGTTATGCAAGCATTTTGAGGAAGAGTAACTGCAACTTTGTTGCCTCCACCATCATGGCTGTCTGGTGTATGACTAGTAGAGGGAAGCAATGTATCTGGTATGATCTCTGAGCTGTTATTTGCCTCAGTAACAGGCGGATGCCGCAAATTGGTTGATGAATGTTTTTCTGATGATGAAATGACCTGcacttatttaaattaaataaatcaataaaaggGACATATGCTTCCTAGTTAATAAGGAGATGCTGATGAAGTACAAGAAATTAATAGCCTAGTCACACAAGTTTCTACAATGTTAAATAGCAAATCCTTCTGCTTTCAACAGCTTCAGGTTCTCACCACTTTTCGTCTAGCTTGTCTAACAGAGGTACCAGCTGTTAAAGATTTGGTAGCAGGACCAGATTTTGGATTATTTTGTAGTATTTTGGAACTGTCTGATGAGGCCTTTGGTCCAGTCTTCCTCTGTACATTAACTGCAAGATTgggaaaaacaaaatacaatcaTTTAACATAAccattttatttagtttgatAAATACTTTGAACACAACAAATTTATCtgaaaagcatgagaaacttAATCATACAATCATTATAAAAACACATATGTACAAAACTACCTGTTTGAGCAATCTGGTTGCGCCTTGAGTCATTTGCACCTGAGGTAGCACCCTTTGTAGTCCTAGAAAACACAGAGGAATCTAGCTTTGAAACAGGTATTTTAGAAACCTTTGATGCTTTAGTTTCAGCTTTAGTTGTGTGCACGTTTGCAGGCCTTTTCAGAGTTCAAATAAGTTAAGGGCAACTGTACTAAAAACGCAAATAGATATGCACATATATATTCAATTAAACCACTGAAAACCATCAAATCTTCTATTAGCAAGGATATGAAGATGCAGCCACTGGTCGTGGGCATCCACCGCGTTTAGACCCACTTCTATTTACATCGCTGGTTGCAAGAACCTTTCTCTTGGCCTGAGGATCACATTTAACATGACTGCAGTAAGTTATATACCACACAGGTTTCATCCAATAGAATATGCGAAATCACCAAAATTGGAAAGCTTACGCTATTAATCAAGACTagcataaaaagtaaaaacaatgcATATGTTCAAAATTGAGAAAAACTTACCGCAGAAGCTGGGGCCACATTATCTCTAGCTGGTGAACCATGCTTCGGCAACAAGCGAGAACCACTCTTTCCATCTTTCTTCACAGAAGTTGGCAATTCCTTGAATAAATCTACTTCCAGTGATTGCAAATCTGCTGCATTATGGGTGCCATCCGATGCACCAGACAACGATTCTCTCCCTTCTTCGGGGATAATTGGCAACATCCCCCCATCAACCTTACTAAAACTTCCACAAATCATAGATAGCTCTGACGGATTCAAAACACCTGGACATTGAGCAACGAATAAGTTCATCAACTAGAATCCTAGCTCCAATCTCCCGAAGAaaataaggtaaaaaaaaaaaaattaacaatcaACATGTCTGAACAGAGAAATTAGGAAAACCTTCTTCAGTAAAAAAGGCCCGATCCCATGCTAAACTTTTCCGCAAATTGTATCCTCCaccctttttcttcctcttcatttGCTGTGGCTCCATATTGAGTTTCGGCATTTCTACTTTGTTCGCGTTAATGTTCTCTTTGCTAATACCATCTGTTTGCAATGAAGGGCTTGGTTTTTCGGTATCTACATTGCCTACTTTACCCTTTGCTGTAAAACAAGCCGCCTATTACAAACTATACCATCAAATGaatcagtaaaaaaaaattctcaaccaCTGTGGTTCAACAAATTAATTACTTTCATGATCGTCCCAGCGATTACACCATTAAAGCCAGCAAATTTTCTCAAATATGATGAATTTAGAGcactataaaaatatatatatattgctaattGCTAAGCAGATTTTGAAGTAAAAGGAAGAGACAAAAGCTTTATCAATAGAGCAGAATGTGAGCGACATTATTAATAGAAACATCCAAATCGAACAGAAATAATACCCTAGAAAGCGAAAATGCAAATGAAACTCAAAGAAAATTCAGAGCGAAAAATTAAATGGCTGAAGCAAATTTGAAGAGAGAGTGAAAGCCCTAACCAATTGCGGAGCGAAGAGGACGAGGAGGCTTAGATCCATGGATTTGGAGAGGCGAGCATAAGAAATAGTTGTTGCTGTTAAGCTTCGAAGCGTCGTCGTTTGGTAACTCTAGCAGTAGAGAATCGTCTTCGCCGGAGATCTCCAAGAGCGAGAGATCCgactccatctctctctctctctctctctgagtttgTGCTCTAGAAGAATCGAAGAATGAAAAAGTATCAGTGAAAAGTGAGGGCTTAAGAAGGAAGTTTAAACGGTTGGTTTGGATCTACgagttttggttttgttgtgcCAGTgttgtgcgtgtgtgtgtgtaaatttTTGAAAGGATTGGTAAGCGGGAATTGTTTAATTTTGTCAATGATGAATGAAAACGACCACGTGTTGAGTTAGTTACGAGAGTAGCCATGTCATAGTCTGATATTTACGAACCAGCCCTCAACGTCATGGTCAACGATACGATGCTTTTGAGTTTTCGGCTTTGACTTCATTGCTTTTGGTGTAGCATGGGCCAGGCtgagaaaatataatctaatacTACGGGCCCATCCCAGACTATACAACGGGTTGTATGGAGCTATATGTAAGCCATCTGGACCGTTGGTTCAAGAATTGCTATTGCATCCATGACCTGTTGCTAAAAGATGGTATAGATACATCTACTTCTCTCTATAAAATTATTGAAGACAATTTTAGTGAAAAcactttaaatattattattagaattaAACCAACATCCATATTAAACATGATAGGATTTTACTAAGagtgcgtttgggaagcgcgtTTTGCTTCCCAGACGCACGTTTACGTttcagaaaatttttttttttttttttttttttggtcaagccgtaactttttgacttttttgttgTGAGCAGTGCttttatgcactgttcatgggtcccacaaaatacatttttcagcaactttttcattaaaagtgggtcccacaatactattcacatatttaaaaattattttgctacagtatttttcagttttcagtttcagttttcagttttcagctgtatccaaacggaccctaaggaGGAATCACACCGGACTACTAAGtaataaaagttaattaataaatacacgtttacctttttcttttttttttttttttttttttttttttttttttggatacaagatagaattctactctaacctaatctaaatgtatatgtgtgtgaaactccctcctggagatttgaaccccgacccttaccccccacactctacaagcacttatacttgtggaatgacCATTACatcaagggtgtgcggtggtcaCGTTTAACTTAAATATGcttaatttctataaaaaaagttagtcgatcacaatataaaaaatagaaaatgctaTAGTTATTATAAGTTTtactacattaaaaaataaataaataaaacttacaaattgatgtaacAATGTATATATGATTAACAGGCTTCAAATAAATGTGTTTTAATGATTGGTggcacatcaatttgtaagtttaATATAGTAAtagttgtaaacttgtaatatCCCTCACATTTCTTATAGAATATAAAATTCAACCATAACTAATGCACATTTCGGCACTCTTACCCAACCCAACAAAATATAGATGAGTCAAATTAAAgaacttgaaaaaataaattctcaCTCTAGTCCCACTTTAATCAGTTTATGGTAAAAACTAAGAAACCATCATGAAGCCATGTTGGGCATCGCATCACAACAGTGCACAAATTAGAATGCAAAATGGCAACCTTTAATGAAAATGGAGCACAAATTTCAGTTTGAATAATGGAATAGTAGTCTTTCACACCCACTTGAAGAAATTAGTGATATTTGCTTCCAGTCCAATCATTCAATAGAAATCTTTAGGCTGCCCCCAAATTATTCATAATTCTCTTTACGTTCActcttaatatataaatatatgtatacataCTAGTCTCATCACATGTGCTTCACGCGTGCgatgatgctttttttttttttttagtggtcctattttatagaaaaaaaactatgtttttattttattttatatatataatttttattttaaaaatctaatttataagtgaataaatcaatttgaaaattaataggagagtggtcctattttttaggcaatattttagtgggagttagagttgcatttttaccggactatcctttagttttgtctctacttaaacatagagGTGTAAgggcatttttgaactaaaaaataagGAATCCAAACAAGagaaaccccttaaataatagtgtgtatatataatcaAATAGACAACTACCATATTGGCAAACTTGCACTACATTGCACAAACACAGTGAGTTATCGTGACCGAATGTTATTCTATCTAGAATACAATTAGCGTACATATTCAGGACATTTGGACCAGAAATTATATTACATCACACACTCCAGAAGGTCTGCTCTTGCTTCAAAACTGGGCATTCTGAAAGTAGAAAACGATTGTTGGCATAAGAAATATGTACAAGTTTAAGCTCATCCATTTAGCAAAATTTAGCTTCTGCAATTCATGTACTTCTGACAATGCTACTGCACTTCCTGtcacaaaaccaaaacacatAATGTCAGCACTAAGTTGGACATCAAGAATAGGAAGTCAGGGCGTTACCATTAGCCCTGAAGAATCCAAATCCTTATTTAACACCCCCAGCCCCACCAAATAAAGATAGGCATCCCATATCACAGATTATAAATACTAGACGATTATCAAGCATATTAAAATTAACATAATGGAAGGATAGGAGAAAAATAGAACCCAAATTGGCTTACTTAAGTTACAAACTTCTAGCTAATCTTGCACTCAGTGGAATTTCCAATTGAACCCTCTCCAGTAGATGTATCACCATCTGAGAATCCATATccttcatcatcttcatcactcTCAATATCAGCTCTGCTGTATCTCCTTTCAGTGTATGCCATCGTCTGTCGCCTCTGCAGGCGCAAGACATGCATGATAACATCAGGGGTAAGAGTTACCCTTGCATGGTCTTCCCTGCCTTGTCTATTAGACTCCATAATCTATTCACAGATTAAGTATCAgaaaattacatgcaataaatAAGTCATATTTTGTGTCCAACTGCCTTATTTGAACTGCCTCCCCaccaaaacaaaagaaggaGAAGACCTGGGGGAGGGTAAAGGAGGCTAAAGATAGTACCTGTTCAGCATTGGCAGGCATTGGAGGAGCATCGCTTGCCATAGGAGCCCAGAGCTTTACATTATTTTCTATCCCACAAGTAGCAAGAATAGGAATATGGGGATGGGGGGCAAGATGATTTACAACATGGCGATCACCTACCATTAAACGCACTAATTTAGCTCCCTTCTTCTTCCAAATAAATATATGGCCACAATCAGACCCACTCAAGACATATTCATCATTTGGGCCAAAAAAACTCACTCCTTTAACTGTCTTCGAATTTCTATGGCCCAAGTAAACCTGTGGCTCTTCATTTTTCAATAGATCTTCAGTTGAGGCAGATGATGATGAGGCGCCCAACCCCATGTACTTTTGAAATAGATAAATGAGTTCATCGTTGTACGAGACAAGAAGTTCACTTGTATTAGAGTAAGACAACCCTGTGATGTGAAAGTTGTTGGTCGCAATCAGGTGACGCGGGCAAAATGTGTTCACAGGTCTATCTAGATTACTTGATGCATTCAATTGGCATTTTCTCAAGTCATAAACACGTGCATATTCATCAGATCCTCCAACAGCAATGTAATTCGAATTTCTTGAGTCAATTACAATGGCATTCAACCTTATGTTCTTTGGAGGCCGCTTACTATTTTCTGTCAATGAGGAGCAACAGAAAAGTTTTGTAGCAGAACTACTTCGCAAATCAAACtgaaagggaaaaggaaataACTAAATCTCAAAATAGAAGGGAGAAATAAGAGCATCAATAACCAGCATATCATAAATTAAACCCACATGTTGAACAAAACTGTCTTCACCACAGCTATATAATATGTGCGGACTTCCTGGCTCCAGAGCAAGCTTGTGCACACGGCCTTGGTGCATGCCCAACATTTTCGTATCAACTTGGCCATCCTCCAAGACCTGGCCAAGCCTTACCTGCAAGGGGAAAAACACTTTCAGAATGGTTAGAAAATAAGCCAAAATCTAAGCAAGTGGGTAAAGATAGAACAGTTTACCCAGACTGTTAGGATGGAAATTACTAAAATTCTTATAATTTTCAGGCAGCACACAGTGGACAAAATGGACAGAATGAACAAAATCTTCTGCAGGCAAACAACTCCCacattttatggtttattttcctccaaatctttttttccaaataacagCCTTTAACATTTGAGGCTTCTCTGGAGAAAGTGATTATAGCACATCAAAATacaaaactataaaataatgaaaaaggtCAACAAGTCAAATTGTTTTtacaatgaaaaagaaaattcaataaagaGGCCCAAATGGATAATCGGTTCATTGCCAAGAGCATTTcaccaaaaaccaaaatgaaTATGAAAAGGGAAGAGAAGAATTTAGTTATAAATTCACCTGGCCATCAGAGGAAGAAGTCACTATTTTCCGATCATCAGTGAATGGTATAATTCTGGTCTGGAATATGTTATCCAAGTGGCCAGAAGGATATGAGAGCTGTTTAGTTTTAGTTTCCCAATTCCAAAATATAACTTGTTTGTCATCAGAACCTGATACAAGGAGATCACCAGTAGAGTTGAAATCCACGTCATTTACACAACCTTCATGACCATTTAACTTGCCATAAAGATTTATTTGCTTTACAAGGACCTGCACTGATATGTGAAATCACATAATCAACCATTACAATGCTTCATCAGTTCATATAGATCTTTCTATACAGAGGTAATTGATGAAGGATCCATAAAGAAGATGCCATCTAACTGAATCGAGAAACAGATATTTAACAGGAAAAATAAACTTTACTCTTATTTGTTGGCTTTGAAACCTGAAGTGCCTTTCAAACCAGAGAACGTTAATCGGTgaaagcccttttttttttaaatcagtgCCAAAAGCATGATCCTATTTGTTGGCTCAGTGACAAAACAGGTCATCAACAAGAGACAGTCTTGCAAATCGGTCTACAGAGGGGATATGTTACAtgttttttatagaaaaaaacagcagagttgagacttgagagatcATGTGTTTTTTACTGTCCTCAGCAAATGTCTCATTATAAGGCCAATTGAAGGCTGGAATGCTGAATTGTGTAGTTATTAGCTTGAAAGGCAAAACAATGACACCTATGATTTGTAAAGTAGCTTGGGCAGCTCCATTATATGTTTGATAGGAGTTGATAGATTATGATTGAGTGATTTGTACACAACCATGCTACTATGAACTAGCATTGTGTTTGTATAGAAATAAGATTTGTACTTTTCATTTGGACTGAATAAAACTttgattcatcaaaaaaaaaaaaaaaagatcgtATTCGTTATGGAAccacatttaaaacaaaacaataaaggtaatatataaaacaaaacaatttggATTTGTACTCTTTTTTCTCGTATGCCTCAGTAACCAATCTATCTACAAATAAATCAGGTTGGGCATGAAGTTGTCAAGTAGATTAATTGGgtttcattaatatataaaaagcaaTAAATGTAAGGCATTTGATAAGAAACGTGGTAAATCAGGAAGAAAAGGAGGAAAGGAGCAAGAATTGGAAACCTCAGAAGCAGAGAATCTGCGAGCGAAGCATCTGGGCTTAGTGAAGCCCATCTCTCTCCTGCAAATCTGTGCAAACCCACCTTGAATTCCACCATAACGAATCTCCATTTTCGCACAGCGTTctgatcttttttcttttttctttttttggttatcaACAGAAAGAGGGTAAAGACACAACAGAGTATACAACTTTTTCCCTAACCCATCCCGATCGGTTCATCACTatacaatttttctctctctcacttttaggtttttattgttccaatttatttccttttaccCAATTATCTcgtgtcttaaaaaaaaaaaaaatgtgtgaccaCCGAATATCGCACACTCTTAATGTAATgatcactctacaagtatagtTATGGAATGTGAAAAGCAAGAGTtgggattcaagtctccagaggaagtttcacacacgtatacacttagattaggttagagtagaatctctgttttttttttttttttcttcgttatGGGAAGAAAGTGtgttatttgaaaaaatttcctaGATCAGTGATTTACCCCACTATAGGCTCCCCCATCACTAACAGCGATTAGTCTTTGAATGAAAGATTTGACAAAACAAtgtagaaaaccaaaaaaaaaaaaaaaaaaaaaaaaaaaaaaaaaaaaaaattgtattttgcctaaaataaataaaaataaaatttgcatGTTTAGTTAGCCATTTGGGATTTGTGAAATGCATTTTTATTGAGAATGCATGttccatttctcttttttttttttttttttaataaaaaattgaaatccaaCTATGATGAttctcatttttcattttatttctcaTTTCTATTAAAGCAGTTACAATCTGTAAAacattttgattttaaatttttaatgcaTATTGTCTCTAATGGGGATTTGCTTCCAATCCACTAACCCAACAAAACCAACTCCATCCAACTTGACATcttgagttgattttttttgggttgacgGGTTGGATTGGGTAGAACTTTTATTTTGAGCCTTCGGTTGAGTCAAGTTCGCGTTGATAGTTTTTCAATTTATCTAACCCAACTTGACATACCATAACtattactccctccgtcccactttgtttgtcctctattctattttgggatgtcccaaaatattgtcctgtttctaaaaataaaagttattagtttactaatgttcctattatacccctaagcctcattaagaataactccttttaaaaaaagctgataaatttatttaagggtagttttgtaaacttatatatttttataagacagacaagacaataaatgatgttcccttaaaatgtttgacttttcaaacaggacaaacaaagtgggacagAGGGAGTAGTTTATTTTACTAgtcctattttaatttttttggttaaaatgcaaaactccaTCTAAATTTCACCATAATGAATAAgaactcttaaaataaaaataaaattttaattgaatttaaacttCAAATATGTAAAGTTCTTCTTACCATTCAATATATATCACCAATTTAACTCCTGATCTACTGTTGTCATCACGGGGTTATTATAAGCTCACGGTCTCTTTCTTAAAGCATTGGAACATAGCCTTTTTATTTAAGGCCCGAGGCCCGTTATCTATACAAAGTGGCAACGGAAGCAAAAACTCCAGCCGAAAAGCCTTTTGAGACATAAAAGAATTCATTGGATTACAGGTCCCACACTCTAGTGACAACCCAAAGAAAAACCAAGGCAATCCAACCCACCACcaattaaagaagaaagaaaaacaaaaaggaagaaggaagaagTAAAACTAACTGTTAGACTCGTTACTTGCTAACTAGAAAAGCCAGCTAATAGTTGGAACAATTACAATGCAGGAGTAGTAGTATTTACGGaccaattattataaataaatatataatat
Coding sequences within:
- the LOC126733100 gene encoding uncharacterized protein LOC126733100; translation: MESDLSLLEISGEDDSLLLELPNDDASKLNSNNYFLCSPLQIHGSKPPRPLRSAIAKGKVGNVDTEKPSPSLQTDGISKENINANKVEMPKLNMEPQQMKRKKKGGGYNLRKSLAWDRAFFTEEGVLNPSELSMICGSFSKVDGGMLPIIPEEGRESLSGASDGTHNAADLQSLEVDLFKELPTSVKKDGKSGSRLLPKHGSPARDNVAPASAAKRKVLATSDVNRSGSKRGGCPRPVAASSYPC
- the LOC126733102 gene encoding protein ALTERED SEED GERMINATION 2, which gives rise to MEIRYGGIQGGFAQICRREMGFTKPRCFARRFSASEVLVKQINLYGKLNGHEGCVNDVDFNSTGDLLVSGSDDKQVIFWNWETKTKQLSYPSGHLDNIFQTRIIPFTDDRKIVTSSSDGQVRLGQVLEDGQVDTKMLGMHQGRVHKLALEPGSPHILYSCGEDSFVQHFDLRSSSATKLFCCSSLTENSKRPPKNIRLNAIVIDSRNSNYIAVGGSDEYARVYDLRKCQLNASSNLDRPVNTFCPRHLIATNNFHITGLSYSNTSELLVSYNDELIYLFQKYMGLGASSSSASTEDLLKNEEPQVYLGHRNSKTVKGVSFFGPNDEYVLSGSDCGHIFIWKKKGAKLVRLMVGDRHVVNHLAPHPHIPILATCGIENNVKLWAPMASDAPPMPANAEQIMESNRQGREDHARVTLTPDVIMHVLRLQRRQTMAYTERRYSRADIESDEDDEGYGFSDGDTSTGEGSIGNSTECKIS